A genomic region of Caenorhabditis elegans chromosome V contains the following coding sequences:
- the Y113G7A.22 gene encoding uncharacterized protein (Partially confirmed by transcript evidence), producing MQLHGNRNRRVNNLTTNAVEIMKNHNNERK from the exons ATGCAATTGCACGGGAATCGGAac agaagagTGAACAATTTGACAACAAATGCAGtggaaataatgaaaaatcacaacaatgaaagaaaatga